A genome region from Penicillium psychrofluorescens genome assembly, chromosome: 3 includes the following:
- a CDS encoding uncharacterized protein (ID:PFLUO_005607-T1.cds;~source:funannotate) has product MQYSFSSLLATLTIVGVTVASPTPTSIPASTTSPATTSPPPVSEMDFGIIPGTASDDSNSCYLFAVWGSYHTRYGPIGDLTSSPSPTGFQTVLPTAPSVACNWDPSFTGFSAWGQSVSFDHEDDGTHVSWSDDETCILQEDWINVPCHT; this is encoded by the exons ATGCAatactctttctcttccctcctAGCCACTCTCACCATTGTGGGCGTGACAGTAGCATCACCCACCCCGACCTCGATCCCGGCGTCGACAACCTCTCCCGCAACGACGTCTCCTCCTCCAGTGTCCGAAATGGATTTCGGCATAATTCCGGGTACTGCTAGTGATGACTCCAATTCTTGCTACCTCTTTGCCGTTTGGGGCAGCTATCATACCCGCTACGGACCTATTGGTGACTTGACTAGTTCACCCTCCCCAACTGGATTTCAAACTGTTTTACCAACTGCGCCGAGCGTTGCCTGTAACTGGG ATCCTAGCTTCACAGGCTTCTCGGCTTGGGGTCAGAGTGTGTCTTTTGACCATGAGGATGATGGCACGCATGTTTCTTGGAGCGATGATGAGACCTGTATTCTCCAGGAGGACTGGATAAATGTTCCTTGTCACACCTAG
- a CDS encoding uncharacterized protein (ID:PFLUO_005608-T1.cds;~source:funannotate) — MTNKPGRLAHMSGFAVGFLSAGTATAFGIDAADTPYLNEICAYFALFVISVPILLFNANHATESNYFMEDGVGVPVHVQLEQRHIVGREVVRIDCNPNTEHPTEKTAAG; from the exons ATGACGAACAAGCCCGGACGTCTCGCGCACATGTCCGGGTTTGCTGTCGGAT TTCTCTCCGCCGGAACAGCGACCGCTTTTGGCATCGATGCGGCAGATACTCCCTATCTCAACGAGATATGCGCCTACTTCGCTCTCTTCGTCATATCTGTTCCCATACTTCTTTTCAATGCCAACCACGCCACTGAAAGCAATTATTTTATGGAggatggtgttggtgttCCAGTCCACGTCCAGTTGGAGCAGCGTCACATCGTGGGCCGAGAAGTCGTTCGAATTGACTGTAATCCAAACACCGAACATCCGACAGAGAAAACGGCTGCGGGTTAG
- a CDS encoding uncharacterized protein (ID:PFLUO_005609-T1.cds;~source:funannotate), giving the protein MAHTTKPGSNVISFDPYKTFDPKPVWAHATSSKGPGRIVCTAGQVGADENNVVPPNIDDEIALAFTNLRRCLDATGASVTDVLKLVYYIVDYDPDNRPHSKHLAKFLDGHRPTTTLIPVAKLARPDYHFEIEATASIEQLPRQVADVVVVGAGLSGLSAAHEIQKAGMSCVAAEARDRVGGKTLSIEPLNDGRTIDLGAAWINDTNQKEVFALSKSLGLELVQQNTSGSVVQEDIDGSVSQFPYGSVPERLSEPNGVDNMVFIRDLADEVSRSLNLYGVGKNENAPDHLTFEQWLHEKGAAPTAIASATVWTRAMLGLEPSEMSALFFLDYCRRGGGLSTMRSDRKDGGQYLRFAKGSQQLSLGLAKLLRPGSLILKSPVQQIQQAPTGVLVSTARGEILAKRVIVTVPTPLYRLINFYPPLPEAKIELSQKNRLGYTNKVMLLYDRPWWRDAGLCGLLQSFKGPVAVSRDSSVDETGQFSLTCFTVGQPGRQLSKLRQHDRYERVKQHIRKLFGAYTSVPEPINISEHEWTMDQWAQGCPCPASPPEVLSKLDEAMRATHGKIHFAGTETAYEWKGYMDGAISSGKRAAQETIVALTQSKL; this is encoded by the exons ATGGCGCACACTACGAAACCGGGCTCGAACGTAATTTCTTTCGACCCGTACAAGACCTTTGACCCTAAGCCCGTGTGGGCCCATGCTACGTCTTCCAAAGGCCCTGGCCGAATAGTTTGCACAGCTGGGCAGGTTGGGGCGGATGAAAACAACGTTGTTCCTCCGAACATAGACGACGAAATCGCTTTAGCGTTCACCAACTTGCGCCGCTGTCTTGACGCTACTGGGGCTTCAGTGACTGACGTCCTCAAACTCGTGTACTATATTGTTGACTACGACCCTGATAATCGCCCACACTCGAAACATCTTGCCAAATTTCTAGATGGTCATCGTCCAACCACGACATTGATTCCGGTTGCAAAGCTTGCTCGGCCAGACTACCACTTTGAGATAGAGGCAACGGCTTCAATCGAACAACTGCCTAGGCAAGTGGCAGATGTTGTTGTCGTCGGAGCCGGATTAAGTGGACTTTCGGCGGCTCATGAGATCCAAAAAGCAGGGATGTCGTGTGTCGCGGCTGAAGCACGGGATCGTGTAGGTGGGAAAACACTGTCGATAGAACCGCTGAATGATGGCCGGACAATTGATTTGGGCGCTGCTTGGATCAACGACACCAACCAGAAAGAGGTATTCGCACTTTCAAAGTCCTTGGGCCTCGAACTTGTGCAACAGAATACATCGGGATCTGTTGTACAAGAGGATATCGACGGCAGTGTATCTCAATTTCCATATGGCTCTGTACCAGAG AGGCTGTCAGAACCTAACGGAGTTGACAATATGGTCTTCATAAGAGATTTAGCGGATGAAGTCAGTAGAAGTCTTAACCTCTATGGTGTCGGAAAGAATGAAAATGCTCCCGATCACCTTACGTTCGAGCAGTGGCTTCACGAAAAAGGCGCAGCTCCTACCGCAATCGCTTCAGCTACAGTTTGGACAAGAGCAATGTTAGGATTGGAACCTTCGGAGATGAGCGCACTATTCTTTCTTGACTATTGCCGACGCGGCGGTGGCCTTTCAACAATGCGATCCGATCGAAAAGATGGCGGACAGTATTTGCGATTTGCTAAAG GCTCCCAGCAACTATCTCTGGGTCTTGCAAAGTTGCTTCGGCCAGGATCGCTCATTTTGAAGTCGCCAGTCCAGCAGATTCAGCAAGCACCAACCGGGGTCCTCGTTTCGACTGCACGCGGCGAGATTTTAGCCAAACGAGTCATCGTAACCGTTCCAACGCCGCTTTATCGCCTAATCAACTTCTATCCTCCGCTTCCCGAAGCCAAGATTGAACTCAGTCAGAAGAACAGACTTGGGTACACAAATAAAGTCATGCTACTCTATGATCGCCCGTGGTGGCGAGATGCTGGCCTGTGTGGCCTCCTGCAGTCTTTCAAAGGACCCGTGGCGGTCTCGAGAGATAGTAGTGTGGATGAGACTGGGCAGTTTTCCCTGACCTGTTTTACCGTGGGCCAACCCGGTCGTCAACTGTCTAAACTTCGGCAGCACGACCGATACGAAAGAGTAAAGCAACACATCAGGAAGCTCTTCGGAGCCTATACGAGTGTGCCTGAGCCGATCAATATATCCGAACATGAGTGGACAATGGATCAATGGGCGCAAGGATGCCCTTGTCCAGCATCTCCCCCAGAAGTATTATCTAAACTTGACGAAGCTATGCGAGCGACGCATGGGAAAATTCACTTTGCTGGCACCGAGACGGCGTACGAATGGAAAGGTTATATGGACGGCGCTATCTCGTCGGGCAAACGGGCGGCGCAGGAAACCATCGTGGCCCTGACCCAATCCAAGCTTTAA